In one Desulfoferula mesophila genomic region, the following are encoded:
- a CDS encoding phenylacetate--CoA ligase family protein — translation MAGKQRPWRYLNHAAETGPWATSRAKLETDLRRTVELALARSPAYGELYGRAGFKPGSFRGLEDLTSLPLLTMNDLVARQEQGPPFGGFETVPAQDFHRIYINPGFLWQPGEGRYRQTSLAEALCGGGVLPGDRVLNTFSYHLWPYAHMLDDSLGAIGATVLPSGTGNAFMQVRIMQKLAVSAYMGTPSFLMTIAQRAEAMGLDPAHDLDLEAAVVGAEMLPDSLRVRLQDKLGISVRQIYATVYLGCLGYECREAAGLHLPQGVLVEVVDPVTGQAQPPGVPGEVVASNLNHKYPMLRLATGDLSMWLEGQCACGRTSPRLKGVLGRMDQAVKVRGTFVHPWQLDELFAARPEVFKYQAEVSRHQDQDLLCIKVELMEEVGQELAPRRILERELREFLAVKAQVEVVPRGTIPDFHGKIIDRRKWD, via the coding sequence ATGGCCGGCAAGCAGCGCCCCTGGCGTTATTTGAACCACGCCGCCGAGACCGGCCCCTGGGCCACCAGCCGGGCCAAGCTCGAGACCGATCTGCGCCGCACCGTGGAGTTGGCCCTGGCGCGCTCCCCGGCCTATGGGGAGCTTTACGGCCGGGCCGGCTTCAAGCCCGGATCATTTAGAGGGCTTGAGGACCTGACCAGCCTGCCCCTGCTCACCATGAACGACCTGGTGGCCAGGCAGGAGCAAGGCCCTCCTTTCGGCGGCTTCGAGACCGTGCCCGCCCAGGATTTTCACCGCATCTACATCAACCCCGGCTTCCTGTGGCAGCCAGGCGAGGGCCGCTACCGGCAGACCTCCCTGGCCGAGGCCCTGTGCGGGGGAGGGGTGTTGCCCGGCGACCGGGTGCTCAACACCTTCTCCTATCATCTTTGGCCCTATGCCCACATGCTCGACGACTCGCTGGGCGCCATCGGGGCCACGGTCCTGCCCAGCGGCACGGGCAACGCCTTCATGCAGGTGCGCATCATGCAGAAGCTCGCGGTCAGCGCCTACATGGGCACCCCCAGCTTTTTGATGACCATAGCCCAACGGGCCGAGGCCATGGGCCTGGATCCGGCCCATGATCTGGACCTGGAGGCGGCGGTGGTGGGGGCGGAGATGCTGCCCGACAGCCTGCGCGTGCGCCTGCAAGACAAACTGGGCATATCCGTGCGCCAGATCTACGCCACGGTCTACCTGGGCTGCCTGGGCTACGAGTGCCGGGAGGCCGCGGGCCTGCACTTGCCCCAGGGCGTGCTGGTGGAGGTGGTGGACCCGGTCACCGGCCAGGCCCAACCGCCGGGGGTGCCCGGCGAGGTGGTGGCCAGCAACCTGAACCACAAATACCCCATGCTGCGCCTGGCCACCGGCGACCTGTCCATGTGGCTGGAGGGCCAGTGCGCCTGCGGCCGCACCAGCCCCCGCCTGAAAGGGGTGCTGGGCCGCATGGACCAGGCGGTCAAGGTGCGGGGCACCTTTGTGCACCCCTGGCAGTTGGACGAGCTCTTCGCCGCCCGGCCCGAGGTGTTCAAGTACCAGGCCGAGGTGAGCCGTCACCAAGACCAGGATTTGCTGTGCATCAAGGTGGAGCTCATGGAGGAGGTGGGGCAGGAGCTGGCTCCGCGCCGCATCCTGGAGCGCGAGCTGCGCGAATTCCTGGCGGTAAAGGCTCAGGTGGAGGTGGTGCCTCGGGGCACCATCCCCGATTTCCACGGCAAGATCATCGACCGGCGCAAGTGGGACTAG
- a CDS encoding ACT domain-containing protein, giving the protein MAQEKLKVGGLMQSDGRSMLRVLSAFNLMDGPGVIMAALAAQGINVELLVSALDQEDAINLSLVVAGKDLEHALVVLEGVKQDLEARAITYLPDVTVLTLFGPHLREKPRIPGVMFTTLASVGICPQAISTSISSVSCVVPGLQAALAVEALSERFELPYKAQQRPKNW; this is encoded by the coding sequence ATGGCTCAGGAGAAGCTAAAGGTCGGGGGGCTGATGCAGAGCGACGGCCGCTCCATGCTCAGGGTGCTATCCGCCTTCAATCTTATGGACGGCCCGGGGGTGATCATGGCGGCTCTGGCCGCCCAGGGCATCAACGTGGAGCTTCTGGTCTCGGCCCTGGACCAGGAGGACGCCATCAACCTGTCGCTGGTGGTGGCCGGCAAGGACCTGGAGCACGCCCTGGTGGTTTTGGAAGGCGTCAAGCAAGACTTGGAGGCGAGGGCCATCACCTATCTGCCCGACGTGACGGTGCTGACCCTGTTCGGTCCCCACCTCCGGGAAAAGCCGCGCATCCCCGGAGTGATGTTCACTACCCTGGCCTCGGTGGGAATCTGCCCCCAGGCCATCAGCACCAGCATCTCCAGCGTGTCGTGCGTGGTGCCCGGCCTCCAGGCCGCCTTGGCCGTGGAGGCCCTGTCCGAAAGATTCGAGTTGCCCTACAAGGCCCAGCAGCGCCCCAAGAACTGGTAA
- the yqeB gene encoding selenium-dependent molybdenum cofactor biosynthesis protein YqeB, with protein sequence MTPDPAISRLLPNASLRGMRVLVRGAGEMASGVAYRLAHAGFHVLMTEIPTPLAVRRSVSFCEAVYEGSKVVEGRTARLIQEPGEAPELWARAELPVLVDPHMRCRAAIRPMVIVDALLAKRNTGLHKGMAPLTIGLGPGFHAPDQVDLAIETNRGHNLGRLISLGAPEPNTGVPGTLGGYSLERVLRSPADGRFQTQVALGQRVEAGQVVATVDGQAVEAQVAGILRGLLRPGALVTQGTKVGDVDPRGCIEYLHTISEKARAIGGSVLEGILATFNR encoded by the coding sequence ATGACCCCCGATCCCGCCATAAGCCGCCTGTTGCCCAATGCCAGTCTTAGAGGCATGCGGGTGCTGGTGCGCGGGGCGGGGGAGATGGCCAGCGGGGTGGCCTATCGCCTGGCCCACGCGGGCTTCCACGTGTTGATGACCGAGATCCCCACCCCCCTGGCGGTGCGCCGCTCGGTCAGCTTTTGCGAGGCGGTGTACGAGGGCAGCAAGGTGGTGGAGGGCCGTACGGCCCGGCTCATCCAGGAGCCTGGTGAGGCCCCGGAGCTGTGGGCCCGCGCCGAACTGCCGGTGTTGGTGGACCCGCACATGAGATGCCGGGCGGCCATTCGCCCCATGGTTATCGTGGACGCCCTCTTGGCCAAGCGCAACACCGGCCTGCACAAGGGCATGGCTCCCCTGACCATCGGGCTGGGGCCGGGCTTCCACGCCCCGGACCAGGTGGACCTGGCCATAGAGACCAACCGGGGCCACAACCTGGGGCGGCTCATCAGCCTGGGCGCGCCCGAGCCCAACACCGGGGTGCCGGGCACCCTGGGCGGCTACTCCCTGGAGAGGGTACTGCGTTCACCGGCCGACGGCCGCTTCCAAACCCAGGTGGCCTTGGGCCAGCGAGTGGAGGCCGGACAGGTGGTGGCCACGGTGGATGGCCAAGCCGTCGAGGCCCAGGTGGCGGGCATCCTGCGCGGCCTGCTGCGGCCGGGCGCGCTGGTGACCCAGGGCACCAAAGTGGGTGACGTGGACCCCAGGGGCTGCATCGAATATCTGCACACCATCAGCGAAAAGGCCCGCGCCATCGGGGG